The sequence CTTTCTCAGGACACTTATTTGTCGCCTTTTCAGCTCAACTGCTTCGGTTCGCCCCCTTCAGCAGGCCTGCCAGGGGCAACGCTGGGGGCTGGTCGCATAATTGGCGCTGACTTTTTGCAGGGACATCTTACTTAACCAGAGGAGGCTCAGTCCCTGGAAAACAAATGCGATAAAAACGCAACAATTGTCCCCAAACCAAATCCAAAAAGCCCTATTCCGCTGAAAATAATACCCATACCTTTATCAGCTCCAGGGGAAGCGTCCAAACTAACCAGAAAGAAAAAACCAGAAATTGCAGTTAAAGCAGGCAAAATAACCAGATGGACATTATCACGATCTATAGGCGATTTCAGAGGTTGCTTATCGCCACACACCGGACAGGGTTTGTGCTGAATATAACTTGAATATAGTGTTGTCCCATTAACCATATGTTTGATATGACCAATACTATGGAACTCTGAAAAATCCAGCAATGCATCGCATGTTTTACAATTGCCTTGCGCACCAACAGCAACAGAGTGGCCACACTTGGGACATTTTTCAGCAAATTTACTGATCGCTTTTGAACAATGACGACATGTTATGAAATTACTCACAGCATACCATTTCCGTAATAATTTTAACCTAGTGCGCCATACTTCCAATCCAAAACAAGGCAAATATCAGAGCGCACCGCCTTCACCGTAGTTTCTTCGCCAAAATTGGGACAATGATCAATATTCTAGTGTAGGCAACTTTATTTAAAATCTCTTATCGCACTAGACAACAGCCCTCCCAGTCAAAAAGTCTCTGTTTCAGGCGAATAGTGGACATGCAAAACGAAAGCGATCACAGGGTAGGCACTCAGTTGGCTGTGAGCATTAGGATTTTGTCCCAACTTCGACCATGCTGGCGGAAAAGCATGTTCTCAGCTTCAGAATCATCGAAACAGACTCCTTCGTCCCCAAAAATTCTTTGCCGAAGACGATTTTAGCTCACCTTATTCTTTTCCAACATCTTTGTTCCACCTATCGCTGCGCCCACCCCTATTGACAAAACAAACAAGGCCATCCACTTTTCTTCAGTAGAACCAAAATGAGTAAACGCAAAATAAACTTCATACAGACCAACGAAAAACAGTACTACACCAATAATGACAACAATTATACCCCACAGTGTTTTTGCATCCATCGAAATACATCTCCTTACTTTAGTCAATAATAGTATGATCTCATCAAAAAAAAAATGAAAACGCCCTTTTCAACATAGAATTTATCAGCTTAGACTTTTACGTCTCTTGCATCACTATTTTGCAAATAAGGCTAGCCCCCTACATAATCAATAGTCAATAAAATACCAGCCAATTCTTACGGGCTACAGGCAAATATTTTCTCGTTTCATTGAAATAACGCATTGTACAACTTGGTTGTCAAAATAATTATGGCATATTTCCACCATGTTTCTAAATAATATTACCAAGATATTATTAATTTATCATAATCTGGCGCACATTCTCTGAAGGAGGGTGATCGCAACGAAGTCTTCCACGAAGAAAATCTGATGCGTAAACGTGTGCAACAATACCTTGTTGAAAGTCTCTACGTGTTCCGACAAGGATAGCGCAATGCTCACGACGGTAAGTATTATCTCCAGAAAATCGACACAACGATACCACCTGACCGTCAAAAAGGGCATAAGCCTCAATCGGCATTCTTAAATATTCACTAGAGGAAATCTCCATTACGATAGCCTCTTCATATCCCCTGACGAGATCCAAGCCCAAGGGGAGAATAGGCTGCCAATTGCGATTAAAATAAGTTTGAGCCCCTTCGAAAACACATTGCACCCTGTCACCGTAAGGCGCGTTGCGTCGCATGGCATCTAACTCCGCCTTTCTTGCTTCGGCTTCAGCAGCCCTCTGTCTTGCCTCCTCAGCTTTTCGAAGCACTAAAGCTCGGTCCAACTCCGCCTGTTGATTTCGGGCTTGAAGCTGTTGCTCTGGTGTCATCATTTGCCATTGCGCATCAGGTATATCCAAAGGGTTCCGATGCCCACAGGACAACAAGAGTAAAAATAAAATGGCAATGCCCCCAAATAGACATGGACGAAAAAATCGATGAAACAAAGTATCCACAAGCACCTCTCAACATTGTCAACCGCAGACAAAAAAGCGAATATAAAAACATAATGCCAAAAAAATCAGATTGCTAGCGAAAAAAAGGCGGACTTCTCCAGAAAAAAGGAAACATAATCAAGTCGATGGTCAATGCAACAAGATCAAGTATTGTCGTCTCTCACCTAGTAGATCACTTTCCTCTGGCAGGCTTTGCCAAAGAAGTTCAGGCCTTAATCATGATAGCTTTTTTGTAGCCGTTACTGTTTATGCTTCACCGATGCAAGACTACAAGAATCATTTTTATGGCTTTATTCTCATATTTCCTGACAGTTGGTTTCACACTAGAAAAACTCTTGAAGTTAGAGGAAGCTACCATAAATGAAAGCACCCCAACAAAGTATGGGCATGTATTTTCTTCAATACCAATTAAAAACGAGCCAATAAAAAACTATTATACTTTCAAAAGAGCACGCTTTTTTAGTTCAAATTCATCTTGAGTTAATACCCCCTTCTCCATTAACTCATGCATTATTTGAATTTCATTTGCAACGTTGATCGATCCATTCGATCTATCTCTAGGCAATATAAAACACCATACAAGAGCTATAACCCATCCTACACCCCAAAGTAATCCACCAAATATATTAATTAAAATGATTGGTATTTTGTAGGGGTGATTTTTTCTTACTGCGATTATTGTCGGCAATAGTGCCACGAGCAATATAAATACAAGTACAACAAAAAACCATAAACCAATCAAATCAAATAATTCTAACAACTCATAATACTCATAATAAAACATACACAGCTCCTTTATGTTGTTACATTATTATAATAAATTGCATATTCAAGATAGCTGCGAACCCTAACATCAAGCCTTCCCTCTGTACCCAGCTCACGCTCTCCCATGGTCTACGCGGAGTAGTTGCGAGCGACCACCACGGCATTGTTGTAGGCGTCCATGAAAGCTCCGGCGGTGACTTTTCCCCTGCGGGGTTCTGGTGTACGCCCCAAGACCGCCTCCAACAGTCCCTCCGGCAAAAAGACGACGGGCTTCCCGAAAAAATGAAAACATGTAATGGCCGGAGGTTCTCTTCGTCCCCTTGTATTGATGGCGCAAGCGCCAAGTCCATCAAGGAAGACCCCTTCGGGATGGCTGTCGCCTGCGCCATTCCTTGAAGGACTTAGCTTTTTCGTTCTCACTTCAATCTGAGGACGCCGGACGGGGATGTCTCCCGGGGGGCGCCTAGAGTTTGCGCGATACGCCAGACTATTACACCAAATCCACGTCCAATGTCGAAGAATCAAGTAAAATATTACTATTTCTCAGCATACATCTCTTTCCTGTCGTTCAATTGCAACCATCCCTTTGCTATCCTATAAATAAACCAAATTGACACACCAATAATTATAAATACTCCTAAACCTATAATTACTAATACAAAACCTAGCGTAAACCACAAAAGACTGAACCAAAATGTTCTAATTTGCCATCGAAAGTGAGATTCAATCCATGTTCCTCGAACATCATTCATTTTTACATAGTTAATTATTACCCCAATGATAGATGTTACACCAAGCAAAAAGGATGCTGCTTGAAGAATATAAACCAACAAAGCGACCTTCTTCGCTGCCTGTTCCTGTTCAGGCGTCATACCAATCAAATTTCCGGATACATTCACTGAAACGTTATCATCCATTTTCTTGACTCCTTGCGAATGTTAAAAAAAAGCCCGACCACATCACTACAGAAGATGTGCCGGGCGGGGCTCTGAAAAAAGCAAACGAGAAGAAAGAGCGCCACAAGAGATGATCGCCCTCACTATTCTGCCTTGTTTTCGAGTGACTCATGGCGCGAAAATAATGTTTTGTCCGTAAAAAATACAAATTCTATTTCTTTCTTCTGGCGCGTTGCCTTCCGTCTCCAACCTTAACCAGGGAGGACAAAGCCTATGGTGCCAATCGGCATTGGAGGCCATTGTTTCCAAAGGTCACGCTCCCTATACAATAAAACGCAAGGAGGAAATCCAAGAGAAAGCAACCCACATGGAAAGCCAAAAGGGGCTGTTGAGGTAATCCCCTCATGATTCAATCGCTTTCACGAAACCCTTGCTCGCTAAAAGAAACCCATCGGCACATATTTTACGTTGCTGCAAATAGCCACTTTTACAACAACTTATCATAATATTAACACAATCCACATAAGACATCCAATTCATTCCATTCGTTGCGCCCCAACTACATCAGCAGACTAAGAGTGTCAATACGATTGTGTTATACTTTATTCATTTTTTTTGTTCTGTTTAAATTTTTCGCGGATAAAAATCGGGGCATTGTAGCATATTCTAAATATTTACAAGACCATCCATACATTCTCATAGACACTACAATCGACTTCCCAAAACTCGCCATCAATAATATCAACGCGTTGCACTCTGCGCTTGCTAGGCAATCGGCCAAACAACATGACTTTAGCCTTGCTTCGTGTAAACTTGGACTAATTTCTGCCAAACTGAGCTTGACGACCTCGTGCTTTCCGTTTTTTCAGACACATCCTCTTTTTCAGACAATTACGAACCCGTGAACGAATTATGGCGGACGACTTGTCCAAAGCGACGTTTTCGAAAATAAGTGTGGATCGAGAGTAAACCCTACACATAGGCCCCCAAAGTGCTCCAGACAAGCTGGCCGAGTCGACAAATCTTTCTTTCGTCGTTTCCGGGCTGACTGTCTATTTTTTCGGACCCTGATTCGGCCTGCGAAGAATACTTGGCTTCCGAGTACTTGAATTTCGCTCACTCTTTTGTCGCTGGCCAGCGACACAAATCAGGCACGCTTTTTGATAAGAGGACTGCGACGTTCGCGGTTTTCTTTGGCCGAGGCTCGTCCCGCCCCAATCCGTCACTATGTTCGGGCGAAGAGACTGGCTAAAGGCCCTCGTATATGGTGAGAGGCTTGCACCCTTGTTGTTGGATTTAACTTTTTTCAAGGAGGAGTTGAACATGTCCGTTGGAGTCCTGGCACTTATCGCCGCGTTACCCATTGCCCTGGCCCTGGTGCTGATGGTCGGCTTTCGCTGGCCGGCCACCAAGGCCATGCCGCTGGCCTGGCTGGTCACCGCCGTGGCCGGCGTCGCCGTCTGGAGCCTTCCGGTCGGCTACGTCGCCGCGCTGTCCATTCAAGGCGTGATCACGGCCATCGGCATCCTGATCATCGTATTCGGCGCGATCCTGATTCTGCATACCCTGCGCGATTCCGGAGGCATGGAAACCATCCAGTGCGGAATGCAGAGCATCTCTCCGGACATGCGCGTGCAAGCCATCATCATCGGCTTCCTGTTCGCGGCCTTCATCGAGGGCGCGGCGGGCTTCGGCACACCGGCGGCCCTGGCCGCTCCGCTGCTCCTGGCCCTGGGCTTCCCGCCCCTGGCCGCGGCGGTCATTTGTCTGGTCTTCAACTCCTTCCCCGTATCCTTCGGCGCCGTTGGCACGCCCATCATCATCGGTCTGACCTTCCTGCGCGACCTGGTGGGCGACGCCGTGGCCACCGGGGCCGTGGGCGTGAACTTCACCAGCTATGAATCCTTCGGCATGCTCATCGGCCAGTGGGCCACCCTGATGCACCTGCCGATGATCTTCATCCTGCCCATCTTCATGCTCGGCTTCATCTCCCGCTTCTTCGGCCCGAACCGCTCCTGGTCCGAAGGCTTCGGCGCCTGGAAGTTCTGCGTCTTCGCCGCCGTGGCCTTCACCATCCCCTACCTGATCTTCGCCTGGTACCTGGGTCCGGAATTCCCGTCCCTGATCGGCGGACTGGTTGGCCTGGGCGTGGTGGTCTGGGGCGCCAAGCGCGGCATCGCCGTGCCCAAGGACACCTGGACCTTTGGTTCCCAGAAGAACTGGGATCCCGAATGGACCGGTTCGATTAATACCGCAGCCGAGGGCTGCAAGTTCGAGGCTCGAATGAGCCAGTTCAAAGCTTGGCTACCTTATATTCTTATTGGAGCAATACTGGTAATTACACGCATCACTACTACTATAGGTGGCACTTACACCATCAATTTAGGGGTATTTGAGCTTGTTATTGTTACACCTGAGATAGTTATCGGTTTGAAAGCTTGGCTTTCAAAGATGGTTATCACCTTCAAAAGCATCCTGGGCTACGAAACCGTGAGCGGTTCCATCTCCTATCTCTACTTGCCCGGCACCATTCCCTTCGTGCTCGTGGCCATCCTGACCATCTTCATTCACGGCATGCCCGGCGACAAGGTCAAAACAGCCTGGATGGATTCGATCAAGAAGATGAAAAACCCGGCCATCGCCCTGTTCTTCGCCGTGGGTCTGGTCTCCATCTTCCGCGGGTCCGGCATCGGCGATCTGGCCCTGAACCCCAACGCCTACCCCTCCATGCCCCTGGCCATGGCCAGCGCGCTGTCCGAACTGGTGGGCCAGGGCTGGCCGGTGTTCGCCTCCTTCATCGGCGGGCTGGGGGCCTTCATCACCGGCTCGAACACGGTTTCCAACCTGCTCTTCGCCGAATTCCAGTGGGGAATGGCCACCCAGCTTGACCTACCCCGCCAGCTCATCGTCGCGGCCCAGGTCGTGGGCGGCGGCATGGGCAACATGGTCTGCATCCACAACATCGTGGCCGTGTGCGCCGTGGTCGGCCTGTCCGGACAGGAAGGCGCCATCCTGCGCAAGACCTTCTGGCCCTTCCTCCTTTACGGAGTGATCGTGGGCATCACGGTCCTCATATTGATGAGCATCCTGCCAGCCGACCTCTTCTAAACCTACTTCCCTTCCCCGGGCGGACCAACGTCCGCCCGGGGATCTTTGCCCAAAGTCGACTCAAGGTTTAATGGGCACGGCTCACGTCTAACCACTTCCCGTAAGCAGTGCGCATTGAAACTTGAACCCCACGCAAAGGAGATTTGCAATGATCAGAGATGCGTTGAAAAATGAATTCCAGCGGATCGTCGGCAAGGATAACGTGATGACCGAGCCCGACGAATTGCACGCCTATTCCTACGACTCCGCGGTCCTGGATCAGACCCAACCGGCCATCGTGGTCCGCCCGGAGAATTCCGAAAGCCTGGGTCAGGTGGTCAAGCTGTGCAACGAGAACGGCCTGAAGCTGACCGTGCGCGGAGCCGGGACCAACCTTTCCGGCGGTACCATCCCCCATCCCGGCGGCGTGGTCTGTCTGACCACGGCTTTGGACAAGATATTGGAAATCAACGAGGAGGACCTCTACGCCGTGGTCCAGCCCGGCGCGGTCACGGCAAAATTCGCGGCCCAGGTGGCCGCCAAGGGCCTGCTCTACCCACCTGACCCTGGCTCCCAGGCCGTGTCCACCCTGGGCGGCAACGTGGCCGAGAACGCCGGAGGCCTGCGCGCCCTGAAATACGGCGTGACCAAGGACTACGTCATGGGCGTGGATTTCTTCGACGTCAACGGCGAGCTGATCCGCTCCGGCGGCAAGACCGTGAAGTGCGTCACCGGGTACAACCTGGCCGGGTTGATGGTCGCCTCCGAAGGTACCCTTGGCGTCTTCGAAAAGCTCATCCTCAAGTTGGTCCCGCCGCCGGCAGCCTACAAGGCCATGATGGCCGTGTTCCCGGACGTGATGGACGCCTCCCGGGCCGTGGCCGCGATCATCGCCAACAAGATCGTCCCGGCCACCCTGGAATTCATGGACAACTTCACCATC comes from Desulfonatronum sp. SC1 and encodes:
- a CDS encoding superinfection immunity protein, giving the protein MFYYEYYELLELFDLIGLWFFVVLVFILLVALLPTIIAVRKNHPYKIPIILINIFGGLLWGVGWVIALVWCFILPRDRSNGSINVANEIQIMHELMEKGVLTQDEFELKKRALLKV
- a CDS encoding FAD-binding oxidoreductase, with product MIRDALKNEFQRIVGKDNVMTEPDELHAYSYDSAVLDQTQPAIVVRPENSESLGQVVKLCNENGLKLTVRGAGTNLSGGTIPHPGGVVCLTTALDKILEINEEDLYAVVQPGAVTAKFAAQVAAKGLLYPPDPGSQAVSTLGGNVAENAGGLRALKYGVTKDYVMGVDFFDVNGELIRSGGKTVKCVTGYNLAGLMVASEGTLGVFEKLILKLVPPPAAYKAMMAVFPDVMDASRAVAAIIANKIVPATLEFMDNFTIRTVENFRKAGLPVDAAAMLLIEVDGHPAQVEDDAAKVESICKDNKALSVRVAKDDAERNAVWQARRDALPALARVRPTTVLEDATVPRSKIPAMMQALDKIAKKYDLTIGTFGHAGDGNLHPTILTDKRDQKEWHRVEAAIDAIFEEALALGGTLSGEHGIGLAKSKYLKNEYGVGTINYSRRMKSVLDPNNILNPGKILGPLLA
- a CDS encoding L-lactate permease, translated to MSVGVLALIAALPIALALVLMVGFRWPATKAMPLAWLVTAVAGVAVWSLPVGYVAALSIQGVITAIGILIIVFGAILILHTLRDSGGMETIQCGMQSISPDMRVQAIIIGFLFAAFIEGAAGFGTPAALAAPLLLALGFPPLAAAVICLVFNSFPVSFGAVGTPIIIGLTFLRDLVGDAVATGAVGVNFTSYESFGMLIGQWATLMHLPMIFILPIFMLGFISRFFGPNRSWSEGFGAWKFCVFAAVAFTIPYLIFAWYLGPEFPSLIGGLVGLGVVVWGAKRGIAVPKDTWTFGSQKNWDPEWTGSINTAAEGCKFEARMSQFKAWLPYILIGAILVITRITTTIGGTYTINLGVFELVIVTPEIVIGLKAWLSKMVITFKSILGYETVSGSISYLYLPGTIPFVLVAILTIFIHGMPGDKVKTAWMDSIKKMKNPAIALFFAVGLVSIFRGSGIGDLALNPNAYPSMPLAMASALSELVGQGWPVFASFIGGLGAFITGSNTVSNLLFAEFQWGMATQLDLPRQLIVAAQVVGGGMGNMVCIHNIVAVCAVVGLSGQEGAILRKTFWPFLLYGVIVGITVLILMSILPADLF